From Deinococcus sp. LM3:
CCGATCTGGTGAGCACGGCCCTGTCGGGCTATACCCCCGACAGCCCGCAGCAGGAGGCTCCCGATTTCGAGCTGATGCAGGGACTGCACGCCGCCGGCATCCCCTTCCCTGGCCGAAGGGCGCCTGAAAACTCCTGCCGACGCCGTGCGCGCCCTGGAACTCGGCGCGCACGCGGTCGTCGTGGGGTCCGCCATCACCCGGCCCGACGACGTCACCCGTTGGTTCACGGCGGCCCTGCGGACGCTGCCGGGCAGGTGGCCACCCGATGATCGAGGACCGGACGCGGATCACCGGGGCGCTCAGCCGCCTGCGGGCGCAGATAGAGTTGCTGACCCCGGCCCAGCAACGCGCAGCGGCCTATACACTCGAACACCCCGGCGAGGTGATCTACCAGACGGTTGACCGAGCTGGCCGAGGCGAGCGGCACCGGAGTGGCGACCGTGATGCGCCTGTGCCGTGACCTGGGCTTCGCCGGCTTTCAGGAATTCAAGCTGGCCCTGGCCGCCGATCTGGCCAGCGTGCAGGGTCCGGTGGACGCCCCCAGCGGCACGCCCGAAAGCCTGATCGCGCACGCCGTCCGCACCTGCTCGCGGGTGCTGGAGGATACCAGCAAGGTGCTCGACCCCCGCGAGCTGGAGCGCGCCCTGAACGCGCTGGCAGGGGCGCCCTGCATTCTGCTCACTGGTCAGGGGCCAGCGGGGTCACGGCCCTGGACTTCGCCTACAAGCTGCTGCGCCTCGGCCTGAACGCGGCGGCCCTGACGGATCCGCACCTGGCGTCCATGCGCGCCGCCGTCCTGCCCACCCGGCTCGGTGGCAGTCGGAATCACCCGCTCGGGCAGCACCGTCGACACCGTGCACGTGCTGCGCCAGGCCCGGGAGCGTGGGGCCTTCGTCGTCGCCATCACCCACCGCGCCCGCAGCCCGGTCACCGAATACGCCGGTTGCACCCTGCACACCGCCTCGCCCGAAGATCCCCTGGGCGGCGGGGCGGTTGCCAGCAAGGTTGGACAGCTGCTGGTGCTCGAGGCCCTCTACACCGGCCTCCATGCCCGGATTCCGGGTGCACAGGAAGCGGTCAGGGCAACCGCTTCTGCCGTTGTGGACAAGAGCTACTAGCGCCCAGAGGAGGACCCGTCATGACCCTGCTCTTTACCTGCTCCGAAAGTGTCCAGCCTCCCCGACACCAACCTGCGGCCTTTCCTCCCGGCACACTCCGCGAAGGCCAGAATGTGACGAACCCATAAATTCAGCCCACCGGGACGCCACGTGCGCCACGCCCGCCTCGTCACGGTTCACCAAAAGCTCTCTCGCCGAAAGGACCCCTCAACCATGCGCAAACAAATTCTGCTGACCGCTGCCCTGCTCGCCTC
This genomic window contains:
- a CDS encoding MurR/RpiR family transcriptional regulator; the protein is MTELAEASGTGVATVMRLCRDLGFAGFQEFKLALAADLASVQGPVDAPSGTPESLIAHAVRTCSRVLEDTSKVLDPRELERALNALAGAPCILLTGQGPAGSRPWTSPTSCCASA
- a CDS encoding SIS domain-containing protein, producing MHVLRQARERGAFVVAITHRARSPVTEYAGCTLHTASPEDPLGGGAVASKVGQLLVLEALYTGLHARIPGAQEAVRATASAVVDKSY